The following are from one region of the Candidatus Hydrogenedentota bacterium genome:
- the nusG gene encoding transcription termination/antitermination factor NusG, with amino-acid sequence MTEKQHHHDIAGIEATPDLPDGLALQPVPDDGVARRWYAIHAHSGQEGSVRNMLLAKAAQLDNPALISNVFVPIEVVQESRGGEKKVARHKFFPGYVLVQLPEHPEQHPDIWHLIKDTPGVTGFIGSRTVPVPLEDSEVNAIIEMLRGERERPKPKVDFEVGSRVKINEGPFANFLGKVDEINVDRGTIKVLVEIFERLTSVEVEIWQVEQI; translated from the coding sequence GTGACTGAAAAGCAGCATCACCACGACATCGCCGGGATTGAGGCCACGCCGGACCTTCCGGACGGACTGGCCCTGCAGCCCGTGCCCGATGATGGCGTCGCGCGCCGCTGGTACGCCATCCACGCCCACTCCGGGCAGGAGGGCTCCGTGCGGAACATGCTGCTGGCCAAGGCCGCCCAGCTTGACAACCCCGCCCTTATCTCCAACGTGTTTGTGCCCATCGAGGTGGTCCAGGAGAGCCGGGGCGGCGAAAAGAAGGTGGCGCGCCACAAGTTCTTCCCGGGATACGTGCTGGTGCAGCTCCCCGAGCATCCCGAGCAGCACCCGGACATCTGGCACCTCATCAAGGACACGCCGGGCGTGACCGGTTTCATCGGCTCGCGGACGGTGCCCGTGCCCCTCGAGGACAGCGAGGTGAACGCGATCATCGAGATGCTCCGCGGCGAGCGCGAGCGCCCGAAGCCGAAAGTGGACTTCGAGGTGGGGTCGCGGGTGAAGATCAACGAGGGCCCCTTCGCCAACTTCCTCGGAAAAGTGGACGAAATCAATGTTGACCGCGGCACCATCAAGGTGCTGGTGGAAATTTTCGAGCGCCTGACCAGCGTCGAGGTTGAAATCTGGCAGGTCGAGCAAATCTGA
- the rplK gene encoding 50S ribosomal protein L11 — MPPKKKQIKAYVKLQCPAGAANPAPPVGPALGQHGVNIMDFCKQFNERTKEQQGLIIPVVITVFDDRSFTFITKTPPAPVLLKRAAQLAKASNAPNKNKVGSVTDAQIEEIAKMKMPDLNAASLDAAKSMVRGTARSMGILVEN; from the coding sequence ATGCCCCCCAAGAAAAAGCAGATAAAGGCGTATGTGAAGTTGCAGTGTCCCGCGGGCGCGGCCAACCCCGCGCCGCCCGTCGGCCCGGCCCTCGGCCAGCACGGCGTGAACATCATGGACTTCTGCAAGCAGTTCAACGAGCGGACCAAAGAGCAGCAGGGCCTGATCATCCCCGTGGTCATCACGGTGTTTGACGACCGCAGCTTCACCTTCATCACGAAGACCCCGCCCGCGCCGGTGCTGCTCAAGCGGGCCGCGCAGCTTGCCAAGGCGTCCAACGCCCCCAACAAGAACAAGGTCGGCTCGGTGACGGACGCGCAGATCGAGGAAATCGCGAAGATGAAGATGCCCGACCTCAACGCGGCCTCCCTGGACGCGGCGAAGAGCATGGTGCGCGGCACGGCCCGCAGCATGGGCATCCTTGTCGAGAACTGA
- a CDS encoding 50S ribosomal protein L1 codes for MAKQSKRVVALQSKVDRNKFYTLNEAAALVKECATAKFPESVELAFLLGVDPRHADQMVRGAVALPHGTGKTVRVVVFCEQEEQVKAAKEAGADFVGSEDLAAKILGGWTDFDAAVAAPDMMRHVGKLGKILGPRGLMPSPKAGTVTPNVGQAVSEIKAGKIEYRVDKNANIHVPIGKVTFSEEQIVENATSVIDAIVKSKPSACKGTYLKVVCMSSTMGPGFKMDPAAMMAVRR; via the coding sequence ATGGCGAAGCAGAGCAAGCGCGTGGTCGCGCTCCAGTCCAAAGTGGACCGGAACAAGTTTTACACCCTCAACGAGGCGGCCGCGCTGGTCAAAGAATGCGCCACGGCCAAATTTCCCGAATCCGTCGAGCTTGCCTTCCTGCTCGGCGTTGACCCCCGCCACGCCGACCAGATGGTCCGCGGCGCCGTCGCCCTGCCCCACGGCACCGGCAAGACCGTGCGCGTGGTGGTGTTCTGCGAGCAGGAGGAGCAGGTGAAGGCGGCCAAGGAGGCGGGTGCGGATTTTGTGGGCTCGGAGGACCTCGCGGCCAAGATTCTGGGCGGCTGGACCGATTTCGACGCCGCCGTGGCCGCGCCGGACATGATGCGCCACGTGGGCAAACTTGGCAAGATTCTGGGCCCGCGCGGCCTGATGCCCAGCCCGAAGGCTGGCACCGTCACCCCGAACGTCGGCCAGGCCGTGAGCGAGATCAAGGCCGGTAAAATCGAGTACCGCGTGGACAAGAACGCCAACATCCACGTGCCCATCGGCAAAGTCACCTTCAGCGAGGAGCAGATTGTCGAGAACGCCACGAGCGTGATTGACGCCATTGTGAAGTCCAAGCCGTCCGCCTGCAAGGGCACGTACCTCAAAGTCGTGTGCATGAGCAGCACCATGGGGCCGGGCTTCAAGATGGACCCCGCCGCGATGATGGCCGTGCGCCGCTAG
- a CDS encoding PmoA family protein, translating into MTTLAAITVCLSVTGWAELSSRLADGRLWVEVDGKPFTAYNILPSQKYPYFFPVNGPHTGESVTTETSEPYPHHHSLFFGCDRVNGGNYWQEGLDKGQIVSDGLELLQERGDKIVFRDRCSWKRPGVPPVMRDTRLITVSAPSEKVRQIDFDITLVPMEEVRIEKTNHSLFSARMVPALSVAEGGTLINAAGDLREEGTFGKPSPWCDYSGVRDGKAEGLAIFQHPSNPWHPAPWFTRDYGFFSPTPMYWPENGAHIDLPKGGEVRLRYRVLVHAGDAAAADIAAAYAAYAGEE; encoded by the coding sequence ATGACCACATTGGCCGCCATAACTGTCTGCCTTTCCGTCACGGGCTGGGCGGAGCTTTCCTCGCGGCTGGCGGACGGCCGCCTGTGGGTGGAGGTGGACGGGAAGCCTTTCACCGCCTACAACATTCTCCCTTCCCAGAAGTATCCCTACTTTTTCCCGGTCAACGGCCCCCATACCGGCGAGTCCGTGACCACGGAAACATCCGAACCCTATCCCCACCACCATTCCCTTTTTTTTGGCTGCGACAGGGTCAACGGGGGGAATTACTGGCAGGAGGGGCTGGACAAGGGGCAAATTGTAAGCGACGGGCTGGAACTGCTGCAGGAACGGGGGGACAAGATTGTTTTTCGTGACCGGTGCAGTTGGAAGCGGCCCGGCGTTCCGCCGGTGATGCGCGACACGCGCCTGATTACCGTGTCGGCCCCCTCGGAAAAGGTGCGGCAAATAGATTTTGACATCACCTTGGTCCCGATGGAGGAAGTGCGCATCGAGAAGACGAACCATTCCCTCTTTTCCGCGCGCATGGTTCCCGCGCTGAGTGTCGCCGAAGGCGGGACGCTGATAAACGCCGCGGGTGATCTGAGGGAGGAGGGCACGTTTGGCAAACCCTCCCCCTGGTGCGACTATTCGGGCGTCCGGGACGGCAAGGCCGAGGGGTTGGCCATTTTTCAGCACCCCTCCAACCCGTGGCACCCCGCGCCGTGGTTCACCAGGGACTATGGATTTTTCTCGCCCACGCCCATGTACTGGCCGGAAAACGGCGCCCACATTGACCTGCCCAAAGGCGGGGAGGTGCGGCTGCGCTACCGGGTGCTGGTGCATGCCGGGGACGCGGCGGCCGCGGACATCGCCGCCGCATACGCGGCCTACGCCGGGGAGGAGTAA